From a single Candidatus Chlorobium masyuteum genomic region:
- a CDS encoding response regulator transcription factor, whose translation MSNPLLLVVEDDRNLSKLLEFNLERAGYACNISESGENAFEQLSRKCFDLILLDIMLPGMNGFELCQKIKQHQIYKDIPIIMLTAKGEEIDRVLGFELGIDDYVVKPFSPRELNLRIRAVLKRDRRTSAKMQEILNGDGIVIDLSRHRVTSDQRELELTLMEFKLLVALLKRKGEAQSRETLLSDVWDVDRNINTRTIDTHITRLREKLGEKGNLIKTLRGIGYKFEGEKE comes from the coding sequence ATGTCGAATCCATTGCTTCTTGTTGTTGAAGACGACCGGAATCTCTCAAAGCTCCTGGAATTCAATCTTGAGCGGGCTGGATATGCATGCAATATTTCTGAAAGTGGAGAAAACGCTTTTGAGCAGCTTTCCCGAAAATGTTTTGATCTTATTCTGCTCGATATCATGCTTCCAGGCATGAACGGATTTGAGCTTTGTCAGAAAATCAAACAGCATCAGATATACAAAGATATTCCAATCATCATGCTGACGGCAAAAGGGGAAGAGATCGACAGAGTCCTCGGTTTTGAACTTGGTATTGATGACTATGTTGTCAAACCGTTCAGCCCCCGTGAACTGAACCTTCGAATACGGGCGGTGCTGAAAAGGGATAGAAGAACGTCTGCTAAAATGCAGGAAATCCTGAATGGAGATGGTATAGTTATTGACCTTTCACGGCACAGAGTTACTTCGGATCAACGTGAACTGGAACTGACTCTCATGGAGTTCAAACTTCTCGTTGCACTGCTCAAAAGAAAGGGCGAGGCACAATCGCGAGAGACGCTGCTCAGCGATGTATGGGATGTAGACAGAAACATAAACACCAGAACTATTGATACCCATATTACAAGGCTCAGAGAAAAGCTTGGAGAAAAGGGCAATCTGATCAAGACACTGCGGGGAATAGGCTACAAGTTTGAAGGGGAAAAAGAGTAA